One Leopardus geoffroyi isolate Oge1 chromosome C1, O.geoffroyi_Oge1_pat1.0, whole genome shotgun sequence DNA segment encodes these proteins:
- the PABPC4 gene encoding polyadenylate-binding protein 4 isoform X7, with the protein MNAAASSYPMASLYVGDLHSDVTEAMLYEKFSPAGPVLSIRVCRDMITRRSLGYAYVNFQQPADAERALDTMNFDVIKGKPIRIMWSQRDPSLRKSGVGNVFIKNLDKSIDNKALYDTFSAFGNILSCKVVCDENGSKGYAFVHFETQEAADKAIEKMNGMLLNDRKVFVGRFKSRKEREAELGAKAKEFTNVYIKNFGEEVDDESLKELFSQFGKTLSVKVMRDPSGKSKGFGFVSYEKHEDANKAVEEMNGKEISGKVIFVGRAQKKVERQAELKRKFEQLKQERISRYQGVNLYIKNLDDTIDDEKLRKEFSPFGSITSAKVMLEDGRSKGFGFVCFSSPEEATKAVTEMNGRIVGSKPLYVALAQRKEERKAHLTNQYMQRVAGMRALPANAILNQFQPAAGGYFVPAVPQAQGRPPYYTPNQLAQMRPNPRWQQGGRPQGFQGMPSAIRQSGPRPALRHLAPTGNAPASRGLPTTAQRVGVPTAVQTLAPRAAVAAAAPRAVAPYKYASSVRSPHPAIQPLQAPQPAVHVQGQEPLTASMLAAAPPQEQKQMLGERLFPLIQTMHSNLAGKITGMLLEIDNSELLHMLESPESLRSKVDEAVAVLQAHHAKKEAAQKVGAVAAATS; encoded by the exons atgaACGCTGCGGCCAGCAGCTACCCCATGGCCTCCCTCTACGTGGGTGACCTGCACTCGGACGTCACCGAGGCCATGCTGTACGAAAAGTTCAGTCCTGCGGGGCCTGTGCTGTCCATCCGGGTCTGCCGCGATATGATCACCCGCCGCTCCCTGGGTTATGCCTACGTCAACTTCCAGCAGCCGGCTGACG CTGAGCGGGCCTTGGATACCATGAACTTTGATGTGATTAAGGGAAAGCCAATCCGTATCATGTGGTCTCAGAGGGATCCCTCTTTGAGAAAATCTGGTGTGGGAAATGTCTTCATCAAGAATCTGGACAAATCTATAGATAACAAGGCACTTTATGATACTTTTTCTGCTTTTGGAAACATTCTGTCTTGCAAG GTGGTGTGTGATGAGAACGGCTCTAAGGGTTATGCCTTTGTCCACTTCGAGACCCAAGAGGCTGCTGACAAGGCCATCGAGAAGATGAACGGCATGCTCCTCAATGACCGCAAAGT GTTTGTGGGCAGATTCAAGTCTCGAAAAGAGCGGGAAGCCGAGCTTGGAGCCAAAGCCAAGGAGTTCACCAATGTTTATATCAAAAACTTTGGGGAAGAGGTGGATGATGAGAGCCTGAAAGAGCTGTTTAGTCAGTTTG GTAAGACCCTAAGTGTCAAGGTGATGAGAGATCCCAGTGGGAAATCCAAAGGCTTTGGCTTTGTGAGTTACGAAAAACACGAGGATGCCAATAAG GCCGTGGAagagatgaatggaaaagaaatcagTGGGAAAGTCATTTTTGTAGGCCGCGCACAGAAGAAAGTGGAACGGCAGGCCGAGTTAAAGCGGAAATTTGAACAGCTGAAGCAAGAGAGAATTAGTCGGTATCAG GGAGTGAATCTCTACATTAAGAACTTGGATGACACCATTGATGATGAGAAGTTAAGAAAAGAGTTTTCTCCTTTTGGATCAATCACCAGCGCTAAG GTAATGTTGGAGGATGGGAGAAGCAAAGGGTTTGGCTTTGTCTGCTTCTCATCTCCTGAAGAGGCGACCAAAGCGGTCACTGAGATGAATGGACGCATCGTGGGCTCCAAGCCGCTGTACGTAGCCCTggcccagagaaaggaagagagaaaggctCACCTGACCAACCAGTATATGCAGCGGGTGGCTGGAATGAGAGCACTTCCTGCCAATGCCATCTTAAATCAGTTCCAGCCTGCAGCTGGTGGCTACTTTGTGCCAGCAGTTCCACAG GCTCAGGGAAGACCTCCGTATTACACACCTAACCAGTTAGCACAGATGAGGCCTAATCCACGCTGGCAGCAAGGTGGGAGACCTCAAG GCTTCCAAGGAATGCCAAGTGCTATACGCCAGTCTGGGCCTCGTCCAGCTCTTCGCCATCTGGCTCCAACTGGTAATGCTCCGGCCTCTCGTGGCCTCCCTACTACTGCTCAGAGAGTCG GTGTTCCCACAGCTGTGCAGACCTTAGCACCTcgtgctgctgttgctgctgctgctcctcgGGCTGTCGCACCTTATAAATACGCTTCCAGTGTCCGCAGCCCTCACCCTGCCATCCAGCCTCTGCAG gcaccccagcctgcGGTCCATGTGCAGGGGCAGGAGCCCTTGACCGCCTCCATGTTGGCTGCAGCACCCCCCCAGGAACAGAAGCAGATGTTGG GAGAACGTTTATTCCCACTCATCCAAACCATGCATTCAAACCTGGCTGGGAAAATCACAGGAATGCTGCTGGAGATTGACAACTCTGAGCTGCTACACATGCTGGAGTCCCCTGAGTCTCTCCGCTCCAAG GTGGATGAAGCTGTGGCGGTTCTACAGGCTCATCATGCCAAGAAAGAAGCTGCCCAGAAGGTGGGCGCTGTTGCTGCTGCTACCTCTTAG
- the PABPC4 gene encoding polyadenylate-binding protein 4 isoform X10: MNAAASSYPMASLYVGDLHSDVTEAMLYEKFSPAGPVLSIRVCRDMITRRSLGYAYVNFQQPADAERALDTMNFDVIKGKPIRIMWSQRDPSLRKSGVGNVFIKNLDKSIDNKALYDTFSAFGNILSCKVVCDENGSKGYAFVHFETQEAADKAIEKMNGMLLNDRKVFVGRFKSRKEREAELGAKAKEFTNVYIKNFGEEVDDESLKELFSQFGRGRDEWKRNQWESHFCRPRTEESGTAGRVKAEI, from the exons atgaACGCTGCGGCCAGCAGCTACCCCATGGCCTCCCTCTACGTGGGTGACCTGCACTCGGACGTCACCGAGGCCATGCTGTACGAAAAGTTCAGTCCTGCGGGGCCTGTGCTGTCCATCCGGGTCTGCCGCGATATGATCACCCGCCGCTCCCTGGGTTATGCCTACGTCAACTTCCAGCAGCCGGCTGACG CTGAGCGGGCCTTGGATACCATGAACTTTGATGTGATTAAGGGAAAGCCAATCCGTATCATGTGGTCTCAGAGGGATCCCTCTTTGAGAAAATCTGGTGTGGGAAATGTCTTCATCAAGAATCTGGACAAATCTATAGATAACAAGGCACTTTATGATACTTTTTCTGCTTTTGGAAACATTCTGTCTTGCAAG GTGGTGTGTGATGAGAACGGCTCTAAGGGTTATGCCTTTGTCCACTTCGAGACCCAAGAGGCTGCTGACAAGGCCATCGAGAAGATGAACGGCATGCTCCTCAATGACCGCAAAGT GTTTGTGGGCAGATTCAAGTCTCGAAAAGAGCGGGAAGCCGAGCTTGGAGCCAAAGCCAAGGAGTTCACCAATGTTTATATCAAAAACTTTGGGGAAGAGGTGGATGATGAGAGCCTGAAAGAGCTGTTTAGTCAGTTTG GCCGTGGAagagatgaatggaaaagaaatcagTGGGAAAGTCATTTTTGTAGGCCGCGCACAGAAGAAAGTGGAACGGCAGGCCGAGTTAAAGCGGAAATTTGA
- the PABPC4 gene encoding polyadenylate-binding protein 4 isoform X1 encodes MNAAASSYPMASLYVGDLHSDVTEAMLYEKFSPAGPVLSIRVCRDMITRRSLGYAYVNFQQPADAERALDTMNFDVIKGKPIRIMWSQRDPSLRKSGVGNVFIKNLDKSIDNKALYDTFSAFGNILSCKVVCDENGSKGYAFVHFETQEAADKAIEKMNGMLLNDRKVFVGRFKSRKEREAELGAKAKEFTNVYIKNFGEEVDDESLKELFSQFGKTLSVKVMRDPSGKSKGFGFVSYEKHEDANKAVEEMNGKEISGKVIFVGRAQKKVERQAELKRKFEQLKQERISRYQGVNLYIKNLDDTIDDEKLRKEFSPFGSITSAKVMLEDGRSKGFGFVCFSSPEEATKAVTEMNGRIVGSKPLYVALAQRKEERKAHLTNQYMQRVAGMRALPANAILNQFQPAAGGYFVPAVPQAQGRPPYYTPNQLAQMRPNPRWQQGGRPQGFQGMPSAIRQSGPRPALRHLAPTGNAPASRGLPTTAQRVGSECPDRLAMDFGGAGAAQQGLTDSCQSGGVPTAVQTLAPRAAVAAAAPRAVAPYKYASSVRSPHPAIQPLQAPQPAVHVQGQEPLTASMLAAAPPQEQKQMLGERLFPLIQTMHSNLAGKITGMLLEIDNSELLHMLESPESLRSKVDEAVAVLQAHHAKKEAAQKVGAVAAATS; translated from the exons atgaACGCTGCGGCCAGCAGCTACCCCATGGCCTCCCTCTACGTGGGTGACCTGCACTCGGACGTCACCGAGGCCATGCTGTACGAAAAGTTCAGTCCTGCGGGGCCTGTGCTGTCCATCCGGGTCTGCCGCGATATGATCACCCGCCGCTCCCTGGGTTATGCCTACGTCAACTTCCAGCAGCCGGCTGACG CTGAGCGGGCCTTGGATACCATGAACTTTGATGTGATTAAGGGAAAGCCAATCCGTATCATGTGGTCTCAGAGGGATCCCTCTTTGAGAAAATCTGGTGTGGGAAATGTCTTCATCAAGAATCTGGACAAATCTATAGATAACAAGGCACTTTATGATACTTTTTCTGCTTTTGGAAACATTCTGTCTTGCAAG GTGGTGTGTGATGAGAACGGCTCTAAGGGTTATGCCTTTGTCCACTTCGAGACCCAAGAGGCTGCTGACAAGGCCATCGAGAAGATGAACGGCATGCTCCTCAATGACCGCAAAGT GTTTGTGGGCAGATTCAAGTCTCGAAAAGAGCGGGAAGCCGAGCTTGGAGCCAAAGCCAAGGAGTTCACCAATGTTTATATCAAAAACTTTGGGGAAGAGGTGGATGATGAGAGCCTGAAAGAGCTGTTTAGTCAGTTTG GTAAGACCCTAAGTGTCAAGGTGATGAGAGATCCCAGTGGGAAATCCAAAGGCTTTGGCTTTGTGAGTTACGAAAAACACGAGGATGCCAATAAG GCCGTGGAagagatgaatggaaaagaaatcagTGGGAAAGTCATTTTTGTAGGCCGCGCACAGAAGAAAGTGGAACGGCAGGCCGAGTTAAAGCGGAAATTTGAACAGCTGAAGCAAGAGAGAATTAGTCGGTATCAG GGAGTGAATCTCTACATTAAGAACTTGGATGACACCATTGATGATGAGAAGTTAAGAAAAGAGTTTTCTCCTTTTGGATCAATCACCAGCGCTAAG GTAATGTTGGAGGATGGGAGAAGCAAAGGGTTTGGCTTTGTCTGCTTCTCATCTCCTGAAGAGGCGACCAAAGCGGTCACTGAGATGAATGGACGCATCGTGGGCTCCAAGCCGCTGTACGTAGCCCTggcccagagaaaggaagagagaaaggctCACCTGACCAACCAGTATATGCAGCGGGTGGCTGGAATGAGAGCACTTCCTGCCAATGCCATCTTAAATCAGTTCCAGCCTGCAGCTGGTGGCTACTTTGTGCCAGCAGTTCCACAG GCTCAGGGAAGACCTCCGTATTACACACCTAACCAGTTAGCACAGATGAGGCCTAATCCACGCTGGCAGCAAGGTGGGAGACCTCAAG GCTTCCAAGGAATGCCAAGTGCTATACGCCAGTCTGGGCCTCGTCCAGCTCTTCGCCATCTGGCTCCAACTGGTAATGCTCCGGCCTCTCGTGGCCTCCCTACTACTGCTCAGAGAGTCG GGTCTGAGTGCCCGGACCGCTTGGCTATGGACTTTGGTGGGGCTGGTGCCGCCCAGCAAGGGCTGACTGACAGCTGCCAGTCTGGAG GTGTTCCCACAGCTGTGCAGACCTTAGCACCTcgtgctgctgttgctgctgctgctcctcgGGCTGTCGCACCTTATAAATACGCTTCCAGTGTCCGCAGCCCTCACCCTGCCATCCAGCCTCTGCAG gcaccccagcctgcGGTCCATGTGCAGGGGCAGGAGCCCTTGACCGCCTCCATGTTGGCTGCAGCACCCCCCCAGGAACAGAAGCAGATGTTGG GAGAACGTTTATTCCCACTCATCCAAACCATGCATTCAAACCTGGCTGGGAAAATCACAGGAATGCTGCTGGAGATTGACAACTCTGAGCTGCTACACATGCTGGAGTCCCCTGAGTCTCTCCGCTCCAAG GTGGATGAAGCTGTGGCGGTTCTACAGGCTCATCATGCCAAGAAAGAAGCTGCCCAGAAGGTGGGCGCTGTTGCTGCTGCTACCTCTTAG
- the PABPC4 gene encoding polyadenylate-binding protein 4 isoform X4 codes for MNAAASSYPMASLYVGDLHSDVTEAMLYEKFSPAGPVLSIRVCRDMITRRSLGYAYVNFQQPADAERALDTMNFDVIKGKPIRIMWSQRDPSLRKSGVGNVFIKNLDKSIDNKALYDTFSAFGNILSCKVVCDENGSKGYAFVHFETQEAADKAIEKMNGMLLNDRKVFVGRFKSRKEREAELGAKAKEFTNVYIKNFGEEVDDESLKELFSQFGKTLSVKVMRDPSGKSKGFGFVSYEKHEDANKAVEEMNGKEISGKVIFVGRAQKKVERQAELKRKFEQLKQERISRYQGVNLYIKNLDDTIDDEKLRKEFSPFGSITSAKVMLEDGRSKGFGFVCFSSPEEATKAVTEMNGRIVGSKPLYVALAQRKEERKAHLTNQYMQRVAGMRALPANAILNQFQPAAGGYFVPAVPQAQGRPPYYTPNQLAQMRPNPRWQQGGRPQGFQGMPSAIRQSGPRPALRHLAPTGSECPDRLAMDFGGAGAAQQGLTDSCQSGGVPTAVQTLAPRAAVAAAAPRAVAPYKYASSVRSPHPAIQPLQAPQPAVHVQGQEPLTASMLAAAPPQEQKQMLGERLFPLIQTMHSNLAGKITGMLLEIDNSELLHMLESPESLRSKVDEAVAVLQAHHAKKEAAQKVGAVAAATS; via the exons atgaACGCTGCGGCCAGCAGCTACCCCATGGCCTCCCTCTACGTGGGTGACCTGCACTCGGACGTCACCGAGGCCATGCTGTACGAAAAGTTCAGTCCTGCGGGGCCTGTGCTGTCCATCCGGGTCTGCCGCGATATGATCACCCGCCGCTCCCTGGGTTATGCCTACGTCAACTTCCAGCAGCCGGCTGACG CTGAGCGGGCCTTGGATACCATGAACTTTGATGTGATTAAGGGAAAGCCAATCCGTATCATGTGGTCTCAGAGGGATCCCTCTTTGAGAAAATCTGGTGTGGGAAATGTCTTCATCAAGAATCTGGACAAATCTATAGATAACAAGGCACTTTATGATACTTTTTCTGCTTTTGGAAACATTCTGTCTTGCAAG GTGGTGTGTGATGAGAACGGCTCTAAGGGTTATGCCTTTGTCCACTTCGAGACCCAAGAGGCTGCTGACAAGGCCATCGAGAAGATGAACGGCATGCTCCTCAATGACCGCAAAGT GTTTGTGGGCAGATTCAAGTCTCGAAAAGAGCGGGAAGCCGAGCTTGGAGCCAAAGCCAAGGAGTTCACCAATGTTTATATCAAAAACTTTGGGGAAGAGGTGGATGATGAGAGCCTGAAAGAGCTGTTTAGTCAGTTTG GTAAGACCCTAAGTGTCAAGGTGATGAGAGATCCCAGTGGGAAATCCAAAGGCTTTGGCTTTGTGAGTTACGAAAAACACGAGGATGCCAATAAG GCCGTGGAagagatgaatggaaaagaaatcagTGGGAAAGTCATTTTTGTAGGCCGCGCACAGAAGAAAGTGGAACGGCAGGCCGAGTTAAAGCGGAAATTTGAACAGCTGAAGCAAGAGAGAATTAGTCGGTATCAG GGAGTGAATCTCTACATTAAGAACTTGGATGACACCATTGATGATGAGAAGTTAAGAAAAGAGTTTTCTCCTTTTGGATCAATCACCAGCGCTAAG GTAATGTTGGAGGATGGGAGAAGCAAAGGGTTTGGCTTTGTCTGCTTCTCATCTCCTGAAGAGGCGACCAAAGCGGTCACTGAGATGAATGGACGCATCGTGGGCTCCAAGCCGCTGTACGTAGCCCTggcccagagaaaggaagagagaaaggctCACCTGACCAACCAGTATATGCAGCGGGTGGCTGGAATGAGAGCACTTCCTGCCAATGCCATCTTAAATCAGTTCCAGCCTGCAGCTGGTGGCTACTTTGTGCCAGCAGTTCCACAG GCTCAGGGAAGACCTCCGTATTACACACCTAACCAGTTAGCACAGATGAGGCCTAATCCACGCTGGCAGCAAGGTGGGAGACCTCAAG GCTTCCAAGGAATGCCAAGTGCTATACGCCAGTCTGGGCCTCGTCCAGCTCTTCGCCATCTGGCTCCAACTG GGTCTGAGTGCCCGGACCGCTTGGCTATGGACTTTGGTGGGGCTGGTGCCGCCCAGCAAGGGCTGACTGACAGCTGCCAGTCTGGAG GTGTTCCCACAGCTGTGCAGACCTTAGCACCTcgtgctgctgttgctgctgctgctcctcgGGCTGTCGCACCTTATAAATACGCTTCCAGTGTCCGCAGCCCTCACCCTGCCATCCAGCCTCTGCAG gcaccccagcctgcGGTCCATGTGCAGGGGCAGGAGCCCTTGACCGCCTCCATGTTGGCTGCAGCACCCCCCCAGGAACAGAAGCAGATGTTGG GAGAACGTTTATTCCCACTCATCCAAACCATGCATTCAAACCTGGCTGGGAAAATCACAGGAATGCTGCTGGAGATTGACAACTCTGAGCTGCTACACATGCTGGAGTCCCCTGAGTCTCTCCGCTCCAAG GTGGATGAAGCTGTGGCGGTTCTACAGGCTCATCATGCCAAGAAAGAAGCTGCCCAGAAGGTGGGCGCTGTTGCTGCTGCTACCTCTTAG
- the PABPC4 gene encoding polyadenylate-binding protein 4 isoform X9: MNAAASSYPMASLYVGDLHSDVTEAMLYEKFSPAGPVLSIRVCRDMITRRSLGYAYVNFQQPADAERALDTMNFDVIKGKPIRIMWSQRDPSLRKSGVGNVFIKNLDKSIDNKALYDTFSAFGNILSCKVVCDENGSKGYAFVHFETQEAADKAIEKMNGMLLNDRKVFVGRFKSRKEREAELGAKAKEFTNVYIKNFGEEVDDESLKELFSQFGKTLSVKVMRDPSGKSKGFGFVSYEKHEDANKAVEEMNGKEISGKVIFVGRAQKKVERQAELKRKFEQLKQERISRYQGVNLYIKNLDDTIDDEKLRKEFSPFGSITSAKVMLEDGRSKGFGFVCFSSPEEATKAVTEMNGRIVGSKPLYVALAQRKEERKAHLTNQYMQRVAGMRALPANAILNQFQPAAGGYFVPAVPQAQGRPPYYTPNQLAQMRPNPRWQQGFQGMPSAIRQSGPRPALRHLAPTGVPTAVQTLAPRAAVAAAAPRAVAPYKYASSVRSPHPAIQPLQAPQPAVHVQGQEPLTASMLAAAPPQEQKQMLGERLFPLIQTMHSNLAGKITGMLLEIDNSELLHMLESPESLRSKVDEAVAVLQAHHAKKEAAQKVGAVAAATS; this comes from the exons atgaACGCTGCGGCCAGCAGCTACCCCATGGCCTCCCTCTACGTGGGTGACCTGCACTCGGACGTCACCGAGGCCATGCTGTACGAAAAGTTCAGTCCTGCGGGGCCTGTGCTGTCCATCCGGGTCTGCCGCGATATGATCACCCGCCGCTCCCTGGGTTATGCCTACGTCAACTTCCAGCAGCCGGCTGACG CTGAGCGGGCCTTGGATACCATGAACTTTGATGTGATTAAGGGAAAGCCAATCCGTATCATGTGGTCTCAGAGGGATCCCTCTTTGAGAAAATCTGGTGTGGGAAATGTCTTCATCAAGAATCTGGACAAATCTATAGATAACAAGGCACTTTATGATACTTTTTCTGCTTTTGGAAACATTCTGTCTTGCAAG GTGGTGTGTGATGAGAACGGCTCTAAGGGTTATGCCTTTGTCCACTTCGAGACCCAAGAGGCTGCTGACAAGGCCATCGAGAAGATGAACGGCATGCTCCTCAATGACCGCAAAGT GTTTGTGGGCAGATTCAAGTCTCGAAAAGAGCGGGAAGCCGAGCTTGGAGCCAAAGCCAAGGAGTTCACCAATGTTTATATCAAAAACTTTGGGGAAGAGGTGGATGATGAGAGCCTGAAAGAGCTGTTTAGTCAGTTTG GTAAGACCCTAAGTGTCAAGGTGATGAGAGATCCCAGTGGGAAATCCAAAGGCTTTGGCTTTGTGAGTTACGAAAAACACGAGGATGCCAATAAG GCCGTGGAagagatgaatggaaaagaaatcagTGGGAAAGTCATTTTTGTAGGCCGCGCACAGAAGAAAGTGGAACGGCAGGCCGAGTTAAAGCGGAAATTTGAACAGCTGAAGCAAGAGAGAATTAGTCGGTATCAG GGAGTGAATCTCTACATTAAGAACTTGGATGACACCATTGATGATGAGAAGTTAAGAAAAGAGTTTTCTCCTTTTGGATCAATCACCAGCGCTAAG GTAATGTTGGAGGATGGGAGAAGCAAAGGGTTTGGCTTTGTCTGCTTCTCATCTCCTGAAGAGGCGACCAAAGCGGTCACTGAGATGAATGGACGCATCGTGGGCTCCAAGCCGCTGTACGTAGCCCTggcccagagaaaggaagagagaaaggctCACCTGACCAACCAGTATATGCAGCGGGTGGCTGGAATGAGAGCACTTCCTGCCAATGCCATCTTAAATCAGTTCCAGCCTGCAGCTGGTGGCTACTTTGTGCCAGCAGTTCCACAG GCTCAGGGAAGACCTCCGTATTACACACCTAACCAGTTAGCACAGATGAGGCCTAATCCACGCTGGCAGCAAG GCTTCCAAGGAATGCCAAGTGCTATACGCCAGTCTGGGCCTCGTCCAGCTCTTCGCCATCTGGCTCCAACTG GTGTTCCCACAGCTGTGCAGACCTTAGCACCTcgtgctgctgttgctgctgctgctcctcgGGCTGTCGCACCTTATAAATACGCTTCCAGTGTCCGCAGCCCTCACCCTGCCATCCAGCCTCTGCAG gcaccccagcctgcGGTCCATGTGCAGGGGCAGGAGCCCTTGACCGCCTCCATGTTGGCTGCAGCACCCCCCCAGGAACAGAAGCAGATGTTGG GAGAACGTTTATTCCCACTCATCCAAACCATGCATTCAAACCTGGCTGGGAAAATCACAGGAATGCTGCTGGAGATTGACAACTCTGAGCTGCTACACATGCTGGAGTCCCCTGAGTCTCTCCGCTCCAAG GTGGATGAAGCTGTGGCGGTTCTACAGGCTCATCATGCCAAGAAAGAAGCTGCCCAGAAGGTGGGCGCTGTTGCTGCTGCTACCTCTTAG